Genomic window (Pseudomonas sp. L5B5):
TCTCCCAAAATGGCCCTTAGATGTATTTGAACATGAACCACCAGGCGTAAACGACCGACTCTGAATAGAACTGATCGTCATCAAGTAGCCCATGCGCAAAGGTGTTCCTGAGGTTCGGGCCATATGGGCTGCAGAACACAGCTTTGATTTCAAAAGCTACGTCAAGGCCAAGCAGTTCGGTGTGTAGTGGCCTAATGAAACCGGACACCCATTTAGGCGAGAATACTCGCCAGATAGAGGTTTCTGATGACTAAGCAAAGTCGTTCATTTTCCGCTGAAATCAAACACAAGGCTGTAGGCCTTGTGCTTGATCAAGGCTATAGCCACATCGAAGCCTGTCGTTCACTTGGGGTAGTCAAATCTGCGCTGCGTCGCTGGGTTAACCAGCTTCAGCAAGAGCACAATGGTGTGACTCCGCAAAGCAAAGCGTTGACGCCCGAGCAGCAAAAAATCCAGGAATTGGAAGCCCGGATCAATCGGCTGGAGCGGGGAAAAACGATCCTAAAAAAGGCCACCGCGCTCTTGATGGCCGAGGAACACGAGCGTTCGCGTTAATTGATCAACTTCGTTCTGAAGAGCCTATCGCTGATCTCTTTGCGCACATGCCCTTGGCGATCCTTGCCTCATCCATGACCGTTGTCCGAGAGAGTCCCGTTTGTGTCCGTAAATACCCCATCCCTCTGAACCGGACTGTTCTAGTTTCTACCAGCCCCTGATCAGCAGCTTGGTCTTCAGTGTCGGCTCCGCTTCCAACGCGTCCGGCAATGCAGGGTTATCTTTCGCATACAAAAATACACAGGGAGATTCAAATGAGTGTCCGACTGTATCGTTCTGTTCTCGTTGTCATCACCTGCTTGTTATGTTCAACCAGCTTTGCTGGCGAACAACCTTATCGATTTGGCTTGGGCAAAGCCGATATTACCGGCGAGGCAGCGGAAGTCGGGATGATGGGGTACTCCTCCACCGACCAGAAGACCGCCGGTATTCATACGCGGCAATGGTCGAGGGCTTTCATCATTGAAGATGCGGCCACGGGCAAGCGGCTGGTGTACGTCAACACCGACCTGGGCATGATTTTTCAAGCGGTGCAGCAAAGTGTGTTGCGCAAGTTGGAGAAGAAATATCCAGGGGTCTATAACGAAAACAATGTGATGCTGGCGGCCACTCACACTCACTCAGGCCCCGGTGGTTTTTCCCATTACACTATCTACGACTTGTCGGTGCTGGGCTTTCAGGAAAAGACCTTTAACGTGATTGTCGATGGCATCGTGCGTTCAATTGACCAGGCCCATCAACAGATGCAGCCTGGCCGGTTGTTCTATGCCAAGGGTGATCTTAAAAATGCCAGCAAGAACAGATCGCTGCTCTCCCACCAGCGCAACCCGGATGTCGCCGGCTACATAGACGGTATCGACCCGGAAATGACGGTATTGAAGTTCGTCGACCAACAGGGCGAGGTTGCCGGAGTCATCAGTTGGTTCCCTGTACACGCCACATCCATGACCAACAACAATCATCTGATTTCTGCTGATAACAAAGGCTATGCGTCTTACCACTGGGAACATGACATCAGTAAAAAACCAGGGTTTATCGCCGCCTTTGCCCAGACCAATGCCGGCAATTTGTCGCCCAACTTGAACTTGCGCCCAGGCTCAGGGCCGACCGAAGACGAGTTCGCCAACACCAAGGAAATCGGCCTGAGACAGTTCAACAAAGCCTATGAACTGGCTACCGGGCCGACCGAGGAAGTGACCGGGGGGCTCGACAACCGCTTTCAGTTTGTCGACTTTCACGGCCTGACCGTACGCCCTGACTACACGGATGGCACACCGAAGACGCTGTGTATTGCCGCCTTGGGCAGCAGCCTGGCGGCCGGCAGTACGGAAGATGGCCCTGGCCCACTGGGCATCAGTGAAAGCAATAATCCGCTGCTGGCTTTCCTTGGCGGCTTGCTGACCGGTGTGCCGTCCAAGGAGCTGAAGAAGTGCCAGGCTGAAAAACAGATACTGGCCGATACGGGCGACAAGAAACCCTTCCCCTGGACCCCCAATGTGCTGCCGATCCAGATGTTCCGCATTGGCCAGCTCGCGGTGCTGGGTGCACCGGCCGAGTTTACGGTGATGTCCGGTGTGCGCATTCGCCGGGCGGTACAAGCCATCGTCGCACCCATGGGAATCAACCATGTGATCTTCAATGGCTATGCCAACGCCTACTCCAGTTACGTCACCACTCGCGAAGAATACGGTGTCCAGGAATATGAAGGCGGCTCGACGATCTTCGGCCCCTGGACCCAGGCCGCCTATCAACAGCTGTTCACCGACATGGCCAGCGCCATGCGTGACAATCAGCCGGTCGCCAGTACCGCCCAGCCACCTGACCTGTCCTGCTGCTTGTTGAACTTCCAGACCGGTGTCGTCACCGATGCCCCCTACATCGGCACCTCGTTTGGCGATGTGTTGCAGCAACCGGAAAAGATCTACCACCGGGGGCAAACCGTGGCGGTGGCCTTTGTCACTGGGCACCCGAAGAACAACCTGCATACCGAAGACACCTTCCTCAGCGTGTACTACACCTCAGCCGACCCCACCCGTGAGAAACCGGCGATACGTGTGGCGACCGACAACGACTGGGAAACCAAATACCGCTGGGAACGGGTCGGTATTTCCGCATCGAAGGCGACTATTTCCTGGGATATTCCGCAGGATGCCAAACCCGGCTACTACTACATCAGCCATGGCGGTGATCAGAAAAATGTCTGGGGCACTATCAGCGCCTTTACAGGAACTACCCGAAAGTTTGAAGTGGTGGCTGATTGACCTTCGATTGGTACTCATCTGGGATACTTCAAGTGCTGGTCGCCTGGCCGGCACTTGATACTCTCGTCGCATCTACTGTCAATAAGCGTCGCTTTCAAGATGACCCTCTTCAATATCGCCACTCAAGATGGCGCCACCCTACTTGAAAGCAACTGTCTACTCACTACATTAGGCATGACCTGAACCTGGCTTCTCTTGGCTCGTTGTCATCCTGACCCGGCAGTCATTATTAATGACTGCCGGTCTTACCCAGGCTCCTGGGTATTCATGAGTTGTTTTGTAATATCTGTACCCTACCCTAACGGCCGCTGCGTATAAGGGCTCTATCGGCTCGAGTTCGATAACACCCGCACTCTTTTCTTCAGGGAACCGACCATGGTTGAAATCAAAGTGCTAGTCGCCAACATCACCACGTTTTCTCAATCTGCCAGCACGCTGCCGGAGTCGGAGCGCAAGCAACGCGCGCAAGACTTGATAGACGAGATAAAAAGCGCCGTCGCCAAAGGGGCGAGCCTGAACCAGGCCTACACCTGCCTCCAGGAACTGACGCCCTACATCGAGCCTCGGCCCAAGCCTCTGGAAGCCTTGAACTACAAGCTCTGGATGGAACTCAAGGACAGCCATACCCCGCCGCCTGCCCCCTCCTCCGCTCAGCGCGAGCAGATCGGCCTCTACGCGAAAGCCTCTGAACAGGTGATTGATGAGGTGCTCAGTAGCGTTGAAGGCGAAGAACAACAGCACAGCCTTATCGAAGAAAAGCTCAGCGCACTGCGCAAGCAGATCTTTGGCATGGAAGAACCTCAGTTCCTGTTGCAATAAAGGGCAGGTAGTGTGGCGTCGACTATTTAAAAATCAAATATCTGTCTTTCAAAGTCCGCTTTTTGTCCTTTAATGCCCTGGTAGTGCTTGAGGCGTAGCCCTCAGATTAGAAACGATGGGAGCCTCTTGAAGGAAGGCGCTTATTGGGTCCGTGAAAAATAACCATGCACCGTAAATGTGCATCTTTTTTTCTGCTGAATTTCATACCTGAAAGAGCTGCCTGGGTGTCGTCTTTACTATCAGTAACTGTCGCATCTGAAATGCCGGAACTTAACTTTGCAGCAGAGCATAGCCTGGCACGTGCGCCTAGAACGTCGAGAAAATAGCGCTCTACTTAATAAAAACATCAAGAAAAAACAATAAAGTCGAACTTTTATGAGGGCGTTTCCCCGACGCACCTTACAGGAAGCTTATCGATGACAGACGCCCCAAAGTTTCACCGTCGTACTTTTTTGAAAGGCAGTGCACAGGCTGCAGCGCTGGCCGGAATGTCCGGACTTTTTCCCGAAACCATACGACGCGCACTGGCGATTGAGCCGGATGTGCGCAGCGGCACCCTTCAGGATGTCGACCATGTGGTCATTCTGATGCAGGAAAACCGCTCGTTTGATCATTACTTCGGCCACCTCAATGGCGTTCGTGGATTCAACGACCCCCGGGTTCTCAAGCGCGCCGATGGCAAGTCGGTGATGCATCAAACCTACAAGACCACCGAATACCTGCCTTATCACTTCGATACGAGGAACGTGCACGCCCAATGGTTAGGTTCGCAGAACCACGAATGGTCGGCGTTTCACGGGACCTGGAACGAAGGCCGCAACGACCAGTGGGCGGCGATCCAGGACTACACCGCCATGGGCCATTTCAAGCGGGATGACATCCCGTACTACTATGCCCTGGCAGACGCCTTTACCTTGGGCGAGGCCTATCACCAATCGATCATGGGGCCCACCAACCCCAATCGCCTGTATCACATGACCGGCCGCACCGCGCCCACCGGCGATGGCAAGAATGTTCAATACACCAACAGCATGGGCGACGGCACCATCGGTGTGAGTGGTTCTGTGGACTGGACAACCTACCCAGAACGCCTGAGCGAAGCCAAAATCAATTGGCGTATTTACCAGGAAGGCGGCTACCAGTCGTCTTCACTCTGGTGGCTATACCTTGACCTCAAATGGAAGTGGCTTATACAGGCCGACAACAATTACGACTGCAATGCCCTGGCCTGGTTTAAACGCTTCAAGGAATCAAAACCCGACTCCGATTTATGGCAACGAGCCATGGTCGCTCGCGGAGTGGCCAAGTTGCGCGAAGACGTGCAAAACAACACCTTGCCGCAAGTGTCGTGGATCGTGCCGCCGTACTGTTATTCGGAACACCCTTGGTGGGGGCCCTCCTTCGGTGAATACTACGTGTCGACGATTCTCGAAGCCCTGACCAGCAACCCCAAGGTCTGGGCCAGGACCGTATTCATCATCAACTACGATGAAGGCGACGGTTATTTCGACCATGTGTCCGCTGCCGTACCACCATGGAAACCGGGCACCGGCATTTCGGCCGTCGATACCCAAGGCGAAATCGAAAGCGCCACCCAGTTGCCCATTGGCTTGGGTCCGCGCGTGCCGGTACTGGCGATCTCGCCATGGTCCCGAGGTGGAAAGGTCAGTGCCGAAGTCTTCGATCACACCTCTGTGCTCAGATTCCTCGAAAAACGCTTCGGCGCCACCGCGGACAATATTTCGCCCTGGCGCCGGGCGGTTTGCGGTGACTTGACCTCGCTTTTCGACTTCACCGGGAAAACCGATAGCAGCGTTCCCGCCAACCTCACCAACCTGACTGAAACCAAGGCCCGTCAGGATGACGCCTACTACAAGCAGTACTATCGCTCCTACCCTTATTACACCAACCCCACGACCTTGCCGGGCCAGGAAACCGGCCAGCGTGACGCGTTGGCGGTGCCCTACCAGTTGCATGCCGAGGTCAGCGTCGCCGCCAGCGATGGCAGCCTGCTGCTCAACTTGAGAAACGACGGCATGGTCTTGCCGGAAAACCCGTACGCACGTTCGGCTGCGGTCCTCCAGGTGCACTCCAACGAACGGGGCGCCCCGGCGTTCTATACGGTGACCAGCTACGATATCCATGCGGCAACAAACCTTAGAAGCCGCGGCCAGACCCTCATCGAAAACCTGAAGGATCGTATCGATGCGAACGGTCGCTACGGCTTTGAAGTACGTGCACCGAATGGCTTCTATCGGGAATTTACCGGCAATAACCAGCTGGCCAAGACCCTCGCCCGGCCTGAAGTTTCAGTCAGCTACCAGGGGGCGCAGATTGTCCTGACGATCAAGAATACCGGGGTACTGCCCTGTACGGTGACGGTGAAATCCAACCCTGCGTACAAGGGCGATACGGTGCACACCCTTGAGCTCAAGCCGGGTGAAAGCCTGACCGATCCCTGGTTGCTGCGCAGCAGTTCCGGCTGGTATGACCTGACCCTTACGGCCACCAACACCGAAAGCAACTTCTCGCGACGGCTCGCTGGACACGTTGAAACCGGTTTGCCAAGCCGCACCGATCCACTCTTGGACATCATGCCGTCCTGATTAAAGGAGCCTTCAAGATGAAAGCCATTCTTTTAGTGGTGTGTGCGGCGCTGGTTGCCTACCTGGTGCTGTTTCGCCAGCCAGCGGACACGGTCGTGGAACAAACGCCCAGCGTCGCCTCGAGCCCGGTGAGCGAAGCTACGCCTGCAGCGCCTGCGCCAGCCGCCGCCAGCCAAGCGCCAGCGTCGCTGGAGCAGGAAATCACCG
Coding sequences:
- a CDS encoding DUF4209 domain-containing protein; its protein translation is MSGFIRPLHTELLGLDVAFEIKAVFCSPYGPNLRNTFAHGLLDDDQFYSESVVYAWWFMFKYI
- a CDS encoding neutral/alkaline ceramidase, giving the protein MSVRLYRSVLVVITCLLCSTSFAGEQPYRFGLGKADITGEAAEVGMMGYSSTDQKTAGIHTRQWSRAFIIEDAATGKRLVYVNTDLGMIFQAVQQSVLRKLEKKYPGVYNENNVMLAATHTHSGPGGFSHYTIYDLSVLGFQEKTFNVIVDGIVRSIDQAHQQMQPGRLFYAKGDLKNASKNRSLLSHQRNPDVAGYIDGIDPEMTVLKFVDQQGEVAGVISWFPVHATSMTNNNHLISADNKGYASYHWEHDISKKPGFIAAFAQTNAGNLSPNLNLRPGSGPTEDEFANTKEIGLRQFNKAYELATGPTEEVTGGLDNRFQFVDFHGLTVRPDYTDGTPKTLCIAALGSSLAAGSTEDGPGPLGISESNNPLLAFLGGLLTGVPSKELKKCQAEKQILADTGDKKPFPWTPNVLPIQMFRIGQLAVLGAPAEFTVMSGVRIRRAVQAIVAPMGINHVIFNGYANAYSSYVTTREEYGVQEYEGGSTIFGPWTQAAYQQLFTDMASAMRDNQPVASTAQPPDLSCCLLNFQTGVVTDAPYIGTSFGDVLQQPEKIYHRGQTVAVAFVTGHPKNNLHTEDTFLSVYYTSADPTREKPAIRVATDNDWETKYRWERVGISASKATISWDIPQDAKPGYYYISHGGDQKNVWGTISAFTGTTRKFEVVAD
- the plcR gene encoding phospholipase C accessory protein PlcR, with translation MVEIKVLVANITTFSQSASTLPESERKQRAQDLIDEIKSAVAKGASLNQAYTCLQELTPYIEPRPKPLEALNYKLWMELKDSHTPPPAPSSAQREQIGLYAKASEQVIDEVLSSVEGEEQQHSLIEEKLSALRKQIFGMEEPQFLLQ
- a CDS encoding phosphocholine-specific phospholipase C — its product is MTDAPKFHRRTFLKGSAQAAALAGMSGLFPETIRRALAIEPDVRSGTLQDVDHVVILMQENRSFDHYFGHLNGVRGFNDPRVLKRADGKSVMHQTYKTTEYLPYHFDTRNVHAQWLGSQNHEWSAFHGTWNEGRNDQWAAIQDYTAMGHFKRDDIPYYYALADAFTLGEAYHQSIMGPTNPNRLYHMTGRTAPTGDGKNVQYTNSMGDGTIGVSGSVDWTTYPERLSEAKINWRIYQEGGYQSSSLWWLYLDLKWKWLIQADNNYDCNALAWFKRFKESKPDSDLWQRAMVARGVAKLREDVQNNTLPQVSWIVPPYCYSEHPWWGPSFGEYYVSTILEALTSNPKVWARTVFIINYDEGDGYFDHVSAAVPPWKPGTGISAVDTQGEIESATQLPIGLGPRVPVLAISPWSRGGKVSAEVFDHTSVLRFLEKRFGATADNISPWRRAVCGDLTSLFDFTGKTDSSVPANLTNLTETKARQDDAYYKQYYRSYPYYTNPTTLPGQETGQRDALAVPYQLHAEVSVAASDGSLLLNLRNDGMVLPENPYARSAAVLQVHSNERGAPAFYTVTSYDIHAATNLRSRGQTLIENLKDRIDANGRYGFEVRAPNGFYREFTGNNQLAKTLARPEVSVSYQGAQIVLTIKNTGVLPCTVTVKSNPAYKGDTVHTLELKPGESLTDPWLLRSSSGWYDLTLTATNTESNFSRRLAGHVETGLPSRTDPLLDIMPS